One window from the genome of Saimiri boliviensis isolate mSaiBol1 chromosome 2, mSaiBol1.pri, whole genome shotgun sequence encodes:
- the UBL7 gene encoding ubiquitin-like protein 7 isoform X2 produces the protein MQSETSGFRREGQRRKRERERERMSLSDWHLAVKLADQPLAPKSILRLPETELGEYSIGGYSISFLKQLIAGKLQESVPDPELIDLIYCGRKLKDDQTLDFYGIQPGSTVHVLRKSWPEPDQKPEPVDKVAAMREFRVLHTALHSSSSYREAVFKMLSNKESLDQIIVATPGLSSDPIALGVLQDKDLFSVFADPNMLDTLVPAHPALVNAIVLVLHSVAGSAPMPGTDSSSRSMPSSSYRDMPGGFLFEGLSDDEDDFHPSTRSTPSSSTPSSRPASLGYSGAAGPRPITQSELATALALASTPESSSHTPTPGTQGHSSGTSPMSSGVQSGTPITNDLFSQALQHALQASGQPSLQSQWQPQLQQLRDMGIQDDELSLRALQATGGDIQAALELIFAGGAP, from the exons ATGCAGAGCGAAACTTCCGGTTTCCGGCGAGAGGGCCAGA ggagaaagagagagcgagaaagagagagGATGTCTCTCTCAGACTGGCACCTGGCGGTGAAGCTGGCTGACCAGCCACTTGCTCCAAAGTCTATTCTTCGATTGCCAGAGACAGAACTGGGAGAATACTCGATCGGGGGCTATAGTATTTCGTTTCTGAAGCAGCTTATTGCTGGCAAACTCCAGGAGTCTGTTCCAGACCCTGAACTGATTG atctGATCTACTGTGGTCGGAAGCTAAAAGATGACCAGACACTTGACTTCTATGGCATTCAACCAGGGTCCACTGTCCATGTTCTGCGAAAGTCCTGGCCCGAACCTGATCAAAAACCGG AACCTGTGGACAAAGTGGCTGCCATGAGAGAGTTCCGGGTACTGCATACCGCCCTGCACAGCAGCTCCTCTTACAGGGAGGCG GTCTTTAAGATGCTCAGCAATAAGGAATCTCTGGATCAGATCATTGTGGCCACCCCGGGCCTCAGCAGTGACCCCATTGCTCTTG GGGTTCTCCAAGACAAGGACCTCTTCTCTGTCTTCGCTGATCCCAATATGCTTGACAC GTTGGTGCCTGCTCACCCAGCCCTCGTCAATGCCATTGTCCTGGTTCTGCACTCGGTGGCAGGCAGTGCCCCAATGCCGGGAACTGACTCCTCTTCCCGGAGCATGCCCTCCAGCTCATATAGGGATATGCCAG GTGGCTTCCTGTTTGAAGGGCTCTCGGATGATGAGGACGACTTTCACCCA AGCACCAGGTCCACACCCTCCAGCAGCACCCCCAGCTCCCGCCCAGCCTCTCTGGGGTACAGCGGAGCTGCTGGGCCCCGGCCCATCACCCAGAGTGAGCTGGCCACCGCCCTGGCCCTGGCCAGCACTCCGGAGAGCAGTTCTCACACACCAACTCCTGGCACCCAG GGCCATTCCTCAGGGACCTCACCAATGTCCTCTGGTGTCCAGTCAGGGACACCCATCACCAATGATCTCTTCAGCCAAGCCCTACAGCATGCCCTGCAGGCCTCTgggcagcccagcctccag AGCCAGTGGCAGCCCCAGCTGCAGCAGCTACGCGACATGGGCATCCAGGACGATGAGCTGAGCCTGCGGGCCCTGCAGGCCACTGGGGGGGACATCCAAGCGGCCCTGGAGCTCATCTTTGCTGGAGGAGCCCCGTGA
- the UBL7 gene encoding ubiquitin-like protein 7 isoform X1 yields the protein MVYKTTSFWHKPEVEGRKRERERERMSLSDWHLAVKLADQPLAPKSILRLPETELGEYSIGGYSISFLKQLIAGKLQESVPDPELIDLIYCGRKLKDDQTLDFYGIQPGSTVHVLRKSWPEPDQKPEPVDKVAAMREFRVLHTALHSSSSYREAVFKMLSNKESLDQIIVATPGLSSDPIALGVLQDKDLFSVFADPNMLDTLVPAHPALVNAIVLVLHSVAGSAPMPGTDSSSRSMPSSSYRDMPGGFLFEGLSDDEDDFHPSTRSTPSSSTPSSRPASLGYSGAAGPRPITQSELATALALASTPESSSHTPTPGTQGHSSGTSPMSSGVQSGTPITNDLFSQALQHALQASGQPSLQSQWQPQLQQLRDMGIQDDELSLRALQATGGDIQAALELIFAGGAP from the exons aTGGTGTATAAAACGACTTCCTTCTGGCATAAACCCGAGGTGGAAG ggagaaagagagagcgagaaagagagagGATGTCTCTCTCAGACTGGCACCTGGCGGTGAAGCTGGCTGACCAGCCACTTGCTCCAAAGTCTATTCTTCGATTGCCAGAGACAGAACTGGGAGAATACTCGATCGGGGGCTATAGTATTTCGTTTCTGAAGCAGCTTATTGCTGGCAAACTCCAGGAGTCTGTTCCAGACCCTGAACTGATTG atctGATCTACTGTGGTCGGAAGCTAAAAGATGACCAGACACTTGACTTCTATGGCATTCAACCAGGGTCCACTGTCCATGTTCTGCGAAAGTCCTGGCCCGAACCTGATCAAAAACCGG AACCTGTGGACAAAGTGGCTGCCATGAGAGAGTTCCGGGTACTGCATACCGCCCTGCACAGCAGCTCCTCTTACAGGGAGGCG GTCTTTAAGATGCTCAGCAATAAGGAATCTCTGGATCAGATCATTGTGGCCACCCCGGGCCTCAGCAGTGACCCCATTGCTCTTG GGGTTCTCCAAGACAAGGACCTCTTCTCTGTCTTCGCTGATCCCAATATGCTTGACAC GTTGGTGCCTGCTCACCCAGCCCTCGTCAATGCCATTGTCCTGGTTCTGCACTCGGTGGCAGGCAGTGCCCCAATGCCGGGAACTGACTCCTCTTCCCGGAGCATGCCCTCCAGCTCATATAGGGATATGCCAG GTGGCTTCCTGTTTGAAGGGCTCTCGGATGATGAGGACGACTTTCACCCA AGCACCAGGTCCACACCCTCCAGCAGCACCCCCAGCTCCCGCCCAGCCTCTCTGGGGTACAGCGGAGCTGCTGGGCCCCGGCCCATCACCCAGAGTGAGCTGGCCACCGCCCTGGCCCTGGCCAGCACTCCGGAGAGCAGTTCTCACACACCAACTCCTGGCACCCAG GGCCATTCCTCAGGGACCTCACCAATGTCCTCTGGTGTCCAGTCAGGGACACCCATCACCAATGATCTCTTCAGCCAAGCCCTACAGCATGCCCTGCAGGCCTCTgggcagcccagcctccag AGCCAGTGGCAGCCCCAGCTGCAGCAGCTACGCGACATGGGCATCCAGGACGATGAGCTGAGCCTGCGGGCCCTGCAGGCCACTGGGGGGGACATCCAAGCGGCCCTGGAGCTCATCTTTGCTGGAGGAGCCCCGTGA
- the UBL7 gene encoding ubiquitin-like protein 7 isoform X3 → MSLSDWHLAVKLADQPLAPKSILRLPETELGEYSIGGYSISFLKQLIAGKLQESVPDPELIDLIYCGRKLKDDQTLDFYGIQPGSTVHVLRKSWPEPDQKPEPVDKVAAMREFRVLHTALHSSSSYREAVFKMLSNKESLDQIIVATPGLSSDPIALGVLQDKDLFSVFADPNMLDTLVPAHPALVNAIVLVLHSVAGSAPMPGTDSSSRSMPSSSYRDMPGGFLFEGLSDDEDDFHPSTRSTPSSSTPSSRPASLGYSGAAGPRPITQSELATALALASTPESSSHTPTPGTQGHSSGTSPMSSGVQSGTPITNDLFSQALQHALQASGQPSLQSQWQPQLQQLRDMGIQDDELSLRALQATGGDIQAALELIFAGGAP, encoded by the exons ATGTCTCTCTCAGACTGGCACCTGGCGGTGAAGCTGGCTGACCAGCCACTTGCTCCAAAGTCTATTCTTCGATTGCCAGAGACAGAACTGGGAGAATACTCGATCGGGGGCTATAGTATTTCGTTTCTGAAGCAGCTTATTGCTGGCAAACTCCAGGAGTCTGTTCCAGACCCTGAACTGATTG atctGATCTACTGTGGTCGGAAGCTAAAAGATGACCAGACACTTGACTTCTATGGCATTCAACCAGGGTCCACTGTCCATGTTCTGCGAAAGTCCTGGCCCGAACCTGATCAAAAACCGG AACCTGTGGACAAAGTGGCTGCCATGAGAGAGTTCCGGGTACTGCATACCGCCCTGCACAGCAGCTCCTCTTACAGGGAGGCG GTCTTTAAGATGCTCAGCAATAAGGAATCTCTGGATCAGATCATTGTGGCCACCCCGGGCCTCAGCAGTGACCCCATTGCTCTTG GGGTTCTCCAAGACAAGGACCTCTTCTCTGTCTTCGCTGATCCCAATATGCTTGACAC GTTGGTGCCTGCTCACCCAGCCCTCGTCAATGCCATTGTCCTGGTTCTGCACTCGGTGGCAGGCAGTGCCCCAATGCCGGGAACTGACTCCTCTTCCCGGAGCATGCCCTCCAGCTCATATAGGGATATGCCAG GTGGCTTCCTGTTTGAAGGGCTCTCGGATGATGAGGACGACTTTCACCCA AGCACCAGGTCCACACCCTCCAGCAGCACCCCCAGCTCCCGCCCAGCCTCTCTGGGGTACAGCGGAGCTGCTGGGCCCCGGCCCATCACCCAGAGTGAGCTGGCCACCGCCCTGGCCCTGGCCAGCACTCCGGAGAGCAGTTCTCACACACCAACTCCTGGCACCCAG GGCCATTCCTCAGGGACCTCACCAATGTCCTCTGGTGTCCAGTCAGGGACACCCATCACCAATGATCTCTTCAGCCAAGCCCTACAGCATGCCCTGCAGGCCTCTgggcagcccagcctccag AGCCAGTGGCAGCCCCAGCTGCAGCAGCTACGCGACATGGGCATCCAGGACGATGAGCTGAGCCTGCGGGCCCTGCAGGCCACTGGGGGGGACATCCAAGCGGCCCTGGAGCTCATCTTTGCTGGAGGAGCCCCGTGA